The Denitrificimonas caeni genome has a segment encoding these proteins:
- the panC gene encoding pantoate--beta-alanine ligase, translated as MNTVQTLQQLRAAISQARSADKRIALVPTMGNLHAGHIALIKQAVERADFVVASIFVNPLQFGPNEDLDSYPRTLAEDQSKLFDAGCNLLFTPSAEDMYPQGMDQHTTVSVPGVSAGLCGGSRPGHFDGVATVVCKLLNMVQPDMALFGEKDYQQLAVIRKMVADLNMPVQIFGVPIVRDEDGLALSSRNGYLSAQQRASAPALQQCMQAVKAHIKNGRNDYAVLFEQFNTDLQAAGFRLDYVELRDALSLQLADANSTQLVLLAAAYLGTTRLIDNLIFEL; from the coding sequence ATGAATACCGTACAAACTTTGCAGCAGTTACGCGCCGCCATTAGCCAAGCACGTAGCGCCGACAAACGCATTGCCTTAGTCCCCACCATGGGCAACTTACACGCCGGGCACATTGCTTTAATCAAGCAGGCAGTGGAGCGCGCGGACTTTGTCGTCGCCAGTATTTTTGTTAACCCGCTGCAGTTTGGCCCCAATGAAGACTTAGACAGCTACCCACGCACCCTAGCGGAAGATCAAAGCAAACTCTTTGATGCCGGCTGCAACCTGTTATTTACTCCAAGCGCAGAAGACATGTACCCGCAAGGTATGGATCAGCACACCACCGTCAGCGTCCCCGGTGTTTCTGCCGGTTTATGTGGCGGTAGCCGCCCTGGGCATTTTGATGGCGTGGCCACTGTTGTGTGCAAGCTGCTCAACATGGTGCAGCCCGATATGGCGCTATTTGGCGAGAAAGATTACCAACAGCTGGCGGTGATCCGCAAAATGGTTGCTGACTTAAATATGCCGGTACAAATTTTTGGCGTGCCCATTGTGCGCGATGAGGATGGCCTCGCATTATCCTCCAGAAATGGGTATCTTAGCGCGCAACAACGTGCCAGCGCCCCTGCTTTGCAGCAATGCATGCAGGCTGTTAAAGCACACATAAAAAACGGCCGCAATGATTACGCAGTACTCTTTGAGCAGTTCAACACAGACCTACAAGCCGCAGGTTTCCGCCTCGACTATGTAGAGCTGCGCGACGCTCTGAGCTTACAATTGGCCGATGCAAACAGCACTCAGTTGGTCTTGCTAGCCGCAGCGTATCTAGGCACAACACGCTTGATCGACAACCTGATCTTTGAGCTGTAA
- the panD gene encoding aspartate 1-decarboxylase → MQTIMLKAKLHRAIATHAVVDYEGSCAIDGDWLDMSGIREYEQIDIYNVTNGERFTTYAIRGEAGSQIISVNGAAAHKAAVGDVLIICAYCLYDENELATHEPRLLYMGKDGSLSHSSNAIPVQLA, encoded by the coding sequence ATGCAAACCATTATGCTCAAAGCAAAACTGCACAGAGCTATCGCCACTCACGCCGTCGTTGATTACGAAGGTTCCTGCGCCATTGATGGCGACTGGTTAGATATGTCAGGGATTCGTGAGTACGAACAAATTGATATTTATAACGTGACCAATGGCGAGCGTTTCACCACCTATGCAATTCGTGGTGAAGCCGGTTCACAAATTATTTCCGTTAACGGGGCCGCTGCCCATAAAGCAGCTGTGGGCGATGTGTTAATCATTTGCGCCTACTGCTTGTATGACGAAAATGAGTTGGCCACCCACGAGCCACGTTTACTCTACATGGGTAAAGACGGCTCCCTAAGCCACAGCAGCAACGCCATTCCCGTACAGCTGGCCTAA
- the tolR gene encoding protein TolR, translating to MHRGRIRNRRKPVAEMNVVPYIDVMLVLLVIFMVTAPMLNQGVKVDLPQVSSEVLPQDNNAIVLTISIKADKSFYWNTSTEVDVDTVQDKAVELVQMINAARAILAANAAQGKKVQVYVRADKTVDYGSVMAAMGGLQQAGVSDVGLITEAP from the coding sequence ATGCATAGAGGAAGAATTCGTAACCGTCGTAAACCCGTTGCTGAAATGAACGTGGTGCCTTATATCGACGTGATGCTGGTGCTGCTGGTGATCTTTATGGTCACCGCGCCGATGCTTAATCAAGGGGTTAAAGTGGATTTGCCGCAAGTTAGTAGCGAGGTTTTGCCGCAAGACAACAACGCCATTGTGCTGACCATTTCGATTAAAGCGGATAAAAGCTTTTACTGGAACACCAGCACTGAAGTGGATGTGGACACTGTGCAAGATAAAGCCGTTGAGCTGGTGCAGATGATTAATGCCGCGCGCGCTATTTTGGCGGCGAATGCGGCGCAAGGTAAAAAAGTACAGGTCTATGTGCGCGCTGATAAAACTGTGGATTACGGCAGCGTAATGGCCGCTATGGGTGGTTTGCAGCAAGCTGGCGTCAGTGATGTTGGCTTAATTACTGAGGCACCTTAA
- the ruvB gene encoding Holliday junction branch migration DNA helicase RuvB, whose protein sequence is MIEADRLIDATPREREEHIDRAIRPLCLADYIGQPSVREQMALFMEAAKNRDEALDHTLIFGPPGLGKTTLANIIAQEMNVSLKSTSGPVLERPGDLAALLTNLDSGDVLFIDEIHRLPPIVEEILYPAMEDFQLDIMIGEGPAARSIKLDLPPFTLVGATTRAGMLTNPLRDRFGIVQRLEFYNDTDLTTIVARSGGILNMPIEHEGAYEIARRARGTPRIANRLLRRVRDFAQVRGNGQITQAIANQALNLLDVDEHGFDHQDRRLLLAMIEKFDGGPVGIDSLAAAISEERHTIEDVLEPYLIQQGFIMRTPRGRVVTRHAYLHFGLNLPERLQDPALLQKYSESE, encoded by the coding sequence ATGATTGAAGCTGATCGCCTGATTGATGCGACACCCCGCGAGCGCGAAGAGCATATCGACCGTGCCATCCGCCCATTGTGCTTGGCCGACTATATTGGCCAGCCCAGCGTGCGCGAGCAAATGGCTTTGTTTATGGAGGCGGCGAAAAACCGTGATGAGGCGCTGGACCACACCTTAATCTTTGGTCCGCCGGGGCTGGGTAAAACCACTTTAGCCAATATCATCGCGCAAGAAATGAATGTGTCTTTAAAAAGTACCTCGGGCCCTGTGCTTGAGCGTCCCGGTGATTTAGCTGCCTTGCTGACTAACTTAGACAGCGGCGATGTATTGTTTATTGATGAAATCCACCGCTTGCCGCCCATTGTTGAAGAAATCTTATACCCAGCCATGGAAGACTTTCAGCTGGATATTATGATCGGTGAGGGGCCGGCAGCGCGTTCGATTAAGCTGGATTTACCGCCCTTTACTTTAGTGGGCGCAACCACCAGGGCAGGTATGCTGACCAACCCATTGCGGGACCGTTTTGGCATTGTGCAGCGCTTAGAGTTTTACAATGATACTGACCTGACCACTATTGTGGCGCGCTCCGGTGGTATTTTAAATATGCCCATTGAGCATGAGGGGGCTTATGAAATTGCCCGTCGCGCCCGTGGTACGCCACGCATTGCCAACCGTTTACTGCGCCGTGTGCGCGATTTTGCTCAGGTGCGCGGTAACGGACAGATTACCCAAGCCATTGCCAATCAAGCATTAAATCTGCTGGATGTGGACGAACATGGTTTTGATCATCAGGATCGGCGCTTATTATTGGCCATGATTGAGAAGTTCGATGGCGGCCCAGTGGGCATTGACAGTTTGGCCGCGGCAATCAGTGAGGAACGACATACCATTGAAGATGTCCTAGAACCGTACTTGATTCAGCAGGGCTTTATTATGCGCACCCCGCGCGGACGGGTGGTTACCCGCCATGCGTATCTGCATTTTGGTTTGAATCTACCCGAGCGTTTGCAAGATCCAGCACTGCTGCAAAAGTACAGCGAGAGTGAGTGA
- the ybgC gene encoding tol-pal system-associated acyl-CoA thioesterase — MRATTATEFTFPCRVYYEDTDAGGIVYYVNYLKFMERARTERLRHLGFSQAQMASDNLLFVVHSAQARYRAPAHLDDELMVSVKVDALKRASLKFYQQVRRVSDDLLLCEGHFTVACVRADTLKPRAIPELLYAAFNADVQDFAGE, encoded by the coding sequence ATGCGCGCAACAACAGCAACAGAGTTTACCTTTCCGTGTCGAGTGTATTACGAAGATACGGATGCAGGCGGCATTGTCTATTACGTGAATTACCTAAAATTCATGGAACGTGCGCGCACTGAACGTTTGCGCCATCTAGGCTTTTCTCAAGCGCAGATGGCCAGCGATAATCTACTCTTTGTTGTGCACTCCGCCCAAGCACGCTATCGCGCCCCTGCTCATTTAGACGATGAGCTGATGGTGAGTGTAAAAGTGGATGCTCTAAAACGTGCCAGTTTAAAATTTTATCAGCAAGTACGCCGAGTTAGCGATGATTTGTTGCTTTGTGAAGGGCATTTCACCGTGGCTTGTGTGCGTGCCGATACCTTAAAACCTCGGGCCATTCCCGAACTGTTATATGCGGCGTTTAATGCCGATGTGCAAGACTTTGCAGGAGAATAA
- the ruvA gene encoding Holliday junction branch migration protein RuvA, protein MIGYLRGTLLEKQPPHVLLDVNGVGYELEVPMTTLFQLPAVGEPLILHCHLVVREDAQLLYGFYSKRDRALFRELIRLNGVGPKLALALMSGLSVDELIQCVNAEDTSRLMKVPGVGKKTADRLLVELKDRFKNWESTPLAGQTSMEPAELSAVTSAQSAESDAVSALIGLGFKPAQASRAVSSVFAEGLSSEDLIRRALKGMA, encoded by the coding sequence GTGATTGGATATCTGCGTGGCACTTTGCTGGAGAAGCAACCGCCCCATGTGTTGCTGGATGTAAATGGTGTTGGCTATGAGTTAGAAGTGCCAATGACCACTTTATTTCAACTGCCGGCTGTGGGTGAGCCGTTAATTTTACACTGCCATTTAGTGGTGCGTGAAGATGCGCAGCTTTTATATGGGTTTTATAGCAAGCGTGATCGCGCTTTGTTTCGTGAGTTAATTCGTTTAAATGGTGTGGGCCCCAAGCTGGCGCTGGCGCTGATGTCGGGCTTGAGCGTGGATGAGCTGATTCAGTGTGTGAATGCGGAAGACACCAGCCGTTTAATGAAAGTCCCTGGCGTGGGTAAAAAAACAGCTGATCGCCTACTGGTTGAGCTTAAAGACCGCTTTAAGAATTGGGAAAGTACACCGCTGGCTGGGCAAACCAGTATGGAACCTGCCGAGCTTTCTGCAGTCACAAGCGCGCAGAGTGCCGAAAGTGATGCGGTGAGTGCCTTGATTGGTTTAGGCTTTAAGCCTGCGCAAGCCAGTCGTGCGGTCAGTAGCGTGTTTGCCGAGGGGTTAAGTAGCGAAGACTTAATTCGTCGCGCATTAAAAGGCATGGCGTAA
- a CDS encoding iron-containing alcohol dehydrogenase, which translates to MSKNASFFMPTVSLFGANVLSELADRVKSLGGNKPLVVTDKGMTELGYTKQVTDLLEQAGIAYAVFDETVPNPTDKNVEQGVAAYQQGQCDMLISLGGGSAHDCCKGVGLVVSNGGAIADYEGVDKSKCSLPPYIAINTTAGTASELTRFTIITNTSNHVKMAIVDWRVTPDLAINDPLLMLKMPPSLTAATGMDALTHAVEAYVSTDANPVTDACALQAIRLIARYLRVAVARGDDLEARDRMAYAQYLAGMAFNNAGLGHVHAMSHQLGGMYNLPHGVCNALLLPHVCEANLMAAQERYADIAEALGENIYALPLREAAQMAVVAIRSLSVDVGIPSNLTELGVQDKDIDAMVEHAQQDVCALTNPRRLNDKEVAAIFRAAM; encoded by the coding sequence ATGAGTAAGAATGCAAGTTTCTTCATGCCGACGGTATCGTTATTTGGTGCCAATGTGTTGTCTGAGCTGGCTGACCGAGTGAAATCATTGGGCGGTAACAAGCCACTGGTTGTCACTGATAAGGGTATGACCGAGCTGGGTTACACCAAGCAAGTCACGGATTTACTGGAGCAGGCCGGCATTGCTTACGCAGTGTTTGACGAGACCGTACCCAATCCAACGGATAAAAACGTTGAGCAAGGTGTCGCAGCTTACCAGCAGGGGCAGTGCGATATGCTGATTTCCTTAGGTGGTGGCAGTGCCCATGACTGCTGTAAAGGGGTTGGTTTAGTCGTTTCCAATGGCGGTGCGATTGCTGATTACGAGGGAGTGGATAAGTCTAAATGCTCTTTGCCTCCTTATATTGCGATTAACACTACGGCTGGTACTGCCAGTGAGTTGACGCGTTTTACCATTATTACCAATACCTCCAATCACGTGAAAATGGCGATTGTGGATTGGCGCGTCACGCCGGACTTGGCGATTAATGATCCTTTGCTGATGTTGAAAATGCCGCCGTCATTGACTGCTGCAACCGGCATGGATGCACTGACTCACGCAGTGGAAGCCTATGTTTCAACGGATGCAAACCCAGTTACGGATGCCTGTGCACTGCAAGCAATTCGCCTGATTGCTCGCTATTTGCGTGTGGCTGTGGCCCGTGGCGATGATCTGGAAGCCCGTGATCGCATGGCCTATGCCCAGTATTTGGCGGGAATGGCATTTAATAATGCCGGCCTTGGTCATGTGCATGCGATGTCGCATCAGCTCGGCGGTATGTATAACTTGCCCCATGGCGTGTGTAACGCACTGTTGTTACCGCACGTGTGTGAGGCAAACTTAATGGCCGCGCAAGAGCGTTATGCGGATATTGCTGAAGCCTTGGGCGAAAATATCTACGCGTTGCCGCTGCGTGAAGCTGCGCAAATGGCTGTAGTGGCGATTCGTAGCCTGTCGGTTGATGTGGGTATTCCAAGTAACCTGACGGAATTGGGTGTGCAGGACAAAGACATTGACGCCATGGTTGAGCATGCGCAGCAAGATGTGTGTGCACTAACCAACCCGCGCCGCTTAAATGATAAAGAAGTGGCAGCGATTTTCCGCGCAGCAATGTAA
- the panB gene encoding 3-methyl-2-oxobutanoate hydroxymethyltransferase, with protein MSDVTLTTLLNLKQRGEKIAMLTCYDATFAATACAAGVEILLIGDSLGMVLQGHDSTLPVTIDDMAYHTAAVKRGNKGALILSDLSFMSAATLEQTYQSCAKLMQAGAHMVKLEGGAWLAETVSLLAERGIPACVHLGLTPQSVNVFGGYKVQGRGEEQAQKMLDEAIALEQAGAALLLLECVPSALAARISAAVQIPVIGIGAGPDTDGQVLVLHDMLGLSLTGRTPKFVRNFMHGQASIAEALGLYTRSVKDQSFPAPEHEFSA; from the coding sequence ATGTCTGATGTCACCTTGACAACGCTATTAAATTTAAAGCAACGTGGCGAAAAAATTGCCATGTTAACCTGCTATGACGCCACCTTTGCCGCCACCGCCTGCGCCGCTGGAGTTGAGATTTTATTGATCGGCGACTCCTTAGGCATGGTGCTCCAAGGCCACGACAGTACGCTGCCGGTCACTATTGACGATATGGCCTACCATACAGCCGCAGTGAAGCGCGGTAACAAAGGCGCATTAATCCTTAGCGATCTATCCTTTATGAGCGCTGCCACCCTTGAGCAAACCTACCAAAGCTGCGCCAAGCTGATGCAAGCCGGCGCACATATGGTCAAACTCGAAGGCGGCGCTTGGCTGGCCGAAACCGTGAGCTTATTGGCTGAGCGCGGCATTCCCGCCTGCGTTCACTTAGGCCTGACGCCACAATCAGTCAACGTCTTTGGTGGCTATAAAGTACAGGGCCGCGGTGAAGAACAAGCACAAAAAATGCTCGACGAAGCCATCGCTCTGGAGCAAGCCGGTGCCGCTCTCCTCTTATTAGAGTGCGTACCCAGTGCGCTGGCGGCGCGCATCAGTGCTGCCGTGCAAATCCCAGTGATTGGCATTGGCGCCGGCCCAGACACCGACGGCCAAGTATTGGTTCTGCACGACATGCTGGGCTTATCCCTGACTGGGCGCACACCGAAGTTTGTGCGTAACTTTATGCACGGCCAAGCCAGCATCGCCGAGGCCCTCGGCCTTTACACCCGTTCAGTCAAAGACCAATCATTCCCCGCTCCAGAGCATGAGTTTAGCGCATGA
- the folK gene encoding 2-amino-4-hydroxy-6-hydroxymethyldihydropteridine diphosphokinase: MEQVYIGLGSNLAEPEQQLDAALQALAQLPQSRLVATSAYYSSAPLGPADQPRYTNAAALLETSLAPLALLDQLQAIERNQGRERKAERWGPRTLDLDILLFGQRIIDDDRLCVPHYHMHARPFVLLPLAELCPAKLQLPDGRQFADLLSACPVDPTLQRLHTPKICAIQPVDSSTHD; the protein is encoded by the coding sequence ATGGAACAGGTGTACATTGGCTTAGGCAGCAACCTCGCTGAGCCTGAACAACAACTGGATGCTGCTTTACAAGCCCTCGCACAATTGCCGCAAAGCCGTTTAGTGGCAACCTCTGCGTATTACTCCAGCGCGCCACTGGGACCAGCGGATCAACCGCGCTACACCAACGCAGCAGCGCTGTTAGAAACCAGCCTAGCTCCCTTGGCGCTACTCGATCAGTTGCAAGCCATTGAGCGCAACCAAGGCCGTGAACGCAAAGCCGAACGCTGGGGGCCGCGCACGCTGGATCTGGATATTTTATTGTTTGGTCAGCGCATTATTGACGATGACCGCCTCTGTGTTCCGCATTATCATATGCACGCCAGACCTTTTGTCTTGCTGCCACTGGCAGAGCTTTGCCCTGCTAAGCTACAACTACCCGATGGCCGCCAATTTGCGGATTTACTCAGCGCTTGCCCTGTTGATCCAACCCTGCAACGCTTGCATACTCCTAAAATTTGCGCCATTCAACCGGTCGATTCATCTACACATGATTGA
- the pcnB gene encoding polynucleotide adenylyltransferase PcnB — protein sequence MLKKLFKPFRLPRQRKGPEQPTVLEAHEHRLSSADFSRNSANVAVRLQHAGFQAYLVGGCVRDSLIGVTPKDFDVATNATPEEVRNEFRNSRIIGRRFKLAHVHFGREIIEVATFRSGHSDTSDTDNNDQSAHDISGRILRDNVYGSMEDDAQRRDFTMNALYFDVSSEKVYDYSTGFADIKRRLIRLIGDPEQRYLEDPVRMLRAIRFAAKLDFEIEDSTAEPIRRLAYLLRDIPAARLYEEVLKLFLSGHAVRTYELLCEYGLFAELFPNTAKVLQQSPVNVDLLLRNAFISTDKRISNERPVTPAFLFAALLWPVLSNRSISLQNDGMHPVPAAQEAAHQVLLEQVQRIAIPKRFSLPTREIWDIQERLPRRAGKRADTLLAHPRFRAAYDFLLLRESAGEQTQGLGKWWTQYQDASDSVRRDMIAELSGKGDKPRSKRRRKPRTSKPKHTQPSPH from the coding sequence ATGCTGAAAAAGCTCTTTAAACCTTTCCGTCTTCCACGCCAACGCAAAGGGCCCGAACAGCCCACAGTGCTCGAAGCCCATGAACATCGCCTCAGTAGCGCTGACTTTAGCCGCAACTCTGCGAATGTGGCGGTCCGCCTACAACATGCTGGCTTTCAAGCGTACTTGGTTGGCGGTTGCGTGCGCGACTCACTGATTGGCGTCACACCCAAAGACTTCGATGTGGCCACCAACGCCACCCCAGAAGAAGTGCGCAATGAGTTTCGTAACTCACGCATCATTGGTCGCCGCTTTAAACTGGCCCACGTCCACTTTGGTCGTGAAATCATTGAAGTCGCCACCTTTCGCAGCGGTCACTCCGACACCAGCGACACCGACAACAATGATCAATCTGCCCACGATATTAGCGGACGCATTTTGCGCGATAACGTTTACGGCAGTATGGAAGATGACGCGCAGCGCCGCGATTTCACCATGAACGCACTGTATTTTGATGTTAGCAGCGAAAAGGTTTACGACTACAGCACCGGTTTTGCCGATATTAAACGGCGCTTGATTCGCCTGATTGGTGATCCTGAGCAGCGTTATCTGGAAGACCCAGTACGCATGCTGCGCGCCATTCGCTTTGCCGCCAAGCTGGATTTTGAAATCGAAGACAGCACCGCCGAACCCATTCGCCGTCTAGCTTATTTACTGCGTGATATTCCAGCGGCGCGCCTCTATGAAGAAGTGCTCAAACTGTTTCTCAGCGGCCATGCTGTGCGCACCTACGAGCTGCTGTGCGAATACGGCCTGTTTGCCGAGCTGTTTCCCAACACCGCCAAAGTCTTGCAGCAAAGCCCAGTCAATGTTGATCTTTTACTGCGCAACGCCTTTATTAGCACCGACAAGCGCATCAGCAATGAACGCCCAGTAACCCCAGCATTTTTATTTGCCGCGTTACTCTGGCCAGTGCTGAGCAACCGCTCCATCAGCTTACAAAACGATGGCATGCACCCAGTGCCCGCAGCGCAAGAAGCAGCGCACCAAGTGCTACTTGAGCAAGTGCAACGCATTGCCATTCCGAAACGCTTTAGTTTGCCCACCCGCGAAATTTGGGACATACAAGAACGCTTGCCGCGCCGTGCGGGTAAACGCGCTGATACCTTATTAGCCCACCCACGCTTTCGCGCCGCCTATGACTTTTTATTGCTGCGTGAAAGTGCTGGCGAACAAACCCAAGGTTTAGGCAAATGGTGGACGCAATACCAAGACGCCAGCGACAGTGTGCGCCGCGACATGATTGCCGAATTATCCGGCAAAGGCGACAAACCGCGCAGCAAGCGCCGCCGCAAACCGCGCACCAGCAAACCTAAACATACCCAGCCGAGTCCCCATTAA
- the tolQ gene encoding protein TolQ: MEANAVDQMSMWNLISNASLVVQLVMLILVGASIASWVLIFQRSQLLRAARNSLNIFEDRFWSGVDLSKLYREVCSNPDPDSGVEQIFRAGFKEFSRLNQQQHANPASVMDGVARSMRVAISHEEEKLEQALPFLATVGSTSPYIGLFGTVWGIMNSFRGLAQVQQATLATVAPGIAEALIATAIGLFAAIPAVIAYNRFAARSENLIARYYTFADEFQAILHRKVHSKED; this comes from the coding sequence GTGGAAGCGAATGCCGTAGATCAAATGTCAATGTGGAACCTAATCAGCAACGCCAGCTTGGTGGTGCAACTTGTCATGTTGATTTTAGTGGGCGCTTCAATTGCCTCTTGGGTGCTGATTTTTCAGCGCAGCCAATTATTGCGTGCCGCCCGTAACAGTTTAAATATCTTTGAAGACCGCTTTTGGTCCGGGGTCGATTTATCCAAGTTGTACCGTGAAGTGTGCAGCAACCCGGATCCTGATTCTGGGGTTGAGCAAATTTTCCGCGCCGGTTTTAAAGAGTTCTCCCGCTTAAATCAGCAGCAACATGCCAATCCGGCGTCGGTGATGGATGGTGTGGCCCGTTCGATGCGCGTGGCGATTTCCCATGAAGAAGAAAAGCTTGAGCAAGCGCTTCCCTTTTTAGCCACTGTGGGTTCTACCAGTCCCTATATTGGTTTGTTTGGTACGGTGTGGGGGATTATGAACTCTTTCCGCGGCTTGGCCCAAGTGCAGCAGGCTACCTTGGCCACTGTGGCGCCGGGAATTGCCGAAGCATTGATTGCTACTGCTATTGGTTTGTTTGCCGCGATTCCAGCGGTGATTGCCTATAACCGTTTTGCTGCGCGCAGTGAAAACCTGATTGCCCGTTACTACACCTTTGCGGATGAGTTTCAAGCCATTTTGCATCGTAAAGTCCACTCTAAAGAGGATTAA